One window of the Pseudomonas knackmussii B13 genome contains the following:
- a CDS encoding LysR family transcriptional regulator, translating to MDRLSHLSLFVACAETGSFSRAAEQFGRTPSAVTKAIGQLEGSLGTRLFERTTRSMALTEAGQLYLDSAREVLARMHETAEEITQLQHSLRGGLRVTAPLAFGSAFLNDACTDFLDRHPELRLQVDLSDSYVDMLDGRYDLALRMGHSNLPGLIVRPLAENRLVLCASPAYLAQRGAPQHPEELLAHDRLMYWHPALDTHWWFERGGERLSIPREGRLVSDNHELLLAACLKGRGVMPCPLWSAWPYLRDGRLVSVLDDYRFDPDAFGQQILAVYPSHRRATRKILAFIEHLEAVLGQIGS from the coding sequence ATGGACAGGCTCAGCCACCTTTCGTTGTTCGTCGCCTGCGCCGAAACCGGCAGCTTCAGCCGCGCGGCCGAGCAGTTCGGGCGCACGCCCTCGGCGGTGACCAAGGCCATCGGCCAACTGGAGGGCAGCCTGGGCACGCGATTGTTCGAGCGGACAACCCGCAGCATGGCGTTGACCGAGGCTGGCCAGCTCTACCTGGACAGCGCCCGCGAGGTGCTGGCGCGCATGCACGAGACCGCCGAGGAAATCACCCAGCTGCAGCACAGCTTGCGCGGCGGCCTGCGTGTCACGGCGCCGCTGGCCTTCGGTTCGGCGTTTCTCAACGATGCCTGCACCGACTTCCTCGACCGGCATCCCGAGCTGCGCCTGCAGGTGGACCTGAGCGATAGCTACGTGGACATGCTCGACGGTCGCTACGACCTCGCCCTGCGCATGGGCCACAGCAACCTGCCGGGGCTGATCGTGCGGCCGTTGGCGGAGAATCGCCTGGTGCTCTGTGCCAGCCCTGCGTACCTGGCGCAGCGCGGCGCACCCCAGCATCCGGAGGAGTTGCTCGCGCATGACCGCCTCATGTACTGGCACCCGGCGCTGGACACGCACTGGTGGTTCGAGCGTGGCGGCGAGCGCCTTTCCATCCCGCGCGAGGGGCGCCTGGTCAGCGATAACCACGAACTGCTGCTGGCCGCCTGCCTGAAGGGGCGCGGGGTGATGCCTTGCCCGCTATGGAGCGCCTGGCCTTACCTGCGCGACGGCCGCCTGGTCAGCGTGCTGGATGACTACCGCTTCGACCCGGACGCCTTCGGCCAGCAGATCCTTGCCGTCTACCCCAGCCATCGCCGCGCCACACGCAAGATCCTCGCTTTCATCGAGCATCTGGAGGCAGTGCTGGGGCAAATCGGGAGCTAG
- a CDS encoding AraC family transcriptional regulator, with the protein MPDALPWSPRRSAISVQLLTQFGLDHGLDLDACLLGSGLSLAQLAGPGGEIEASQELQVLGNLAKHLHPAPGSGLLAGLRYHLNVYGIWGFALLSSPTLRSAALLGLRYLGLTFVFTQLRLEEFDGEAHALIDDSALPEGLQTFVRDRDLGGTLRILQDLINGPLPILRAELRGPAPVDCSLYREQLGVLPTFGAPENRIVIDARVLDRPLPGANPGVARHCEEQCRALLAQRLERGGFAGRIRDRLLRTPGRLPDMEQVAEELHMTSRTLRRRLQDEGSSYRALLDEVRQALAEELLATGAIRLEEIAERLGYGEASNFIHAFKRWKGVPPGRFRDR; encoded by the coding sequence ATGCCCGACGCCCTCCCCTGGTCGCCCCGCCGCAGCGCCATCAGCGTGCAGCTGCTTACGCAGTTTGGCCTCGACCATGGCCTGGACCTCGACGCCTGCCTGCTGGGCAGCGGCCTCAGCCTGGCGCAGCTAGCCGGACCCGGCGGCGAGATCGAGGCGAGCCAGGAGCTGCAGGTGCTGGGCAACCTGGCCAAGCACCTGCACCCAGCCCCCGGCAGCGGCCTGCTGGCCGGCCTGCGCTACCACCTGAACGTCTATGGCATCTGGGGCTTCGCCCTGCTCAGCAGCCCGACCCTGCGCAGCGCTGCCCTGCTCGGCCTGCGCTACCTGGGCCTGACATTCGTGTTCACCCAGCTGCGCCTGGAGGAGTTCGACGGCGAGGCGCACGCACTGATCGACGACAGCGCGCTGCCGGAGGGCCTGCAAACCTTCGTCCGCGACCGCGACCTGGGCGGCACCCTGCGCATCCTGCAAGACCTGATCAACGGCCCACTGCCGATTCTCCGCGCCGAGCTGCGAGGCCCCGCGCCTGTCGACTGCAGCCTCTACCGGGAGCAACTGGGCGTGCTGCCGACCTTCGGCGCGCCGGAAAACCGTATCGTCATCGATGCCCGCGTGCTCGACCGCCCGCTCCCCGGCGCCAATCCCGGCGTGGCCCGGCACTGCGAGGAGCAATGCCGCGCCCTGCTCGCACAGCGCCTGGAGCGCGGCGGCTTCGCCGGACGCATCCGCGACCGCCTGCTACGTACGCCGGGGCGCCTACCGGACATGGAACAGGTCGCCGAGGAGCTGCATATGACTTCGCGCACCCTGCGCCGCCGCCTGCAGGACGAAGGCAGCAGCTACCGCGCCCTGCTCGACGAAGTGCGTCAGGCGCTGGCCGAGGAACTGCTGGCGACCGGCGCCATACGCCTGGAAGAAATCGCCGAGCGCCTGGGCTATGGCGAGGCGTCGAACTTCATCCACGCCTTCAAGCGCTGGAAGGGCGTGCCGCCCGGGCGCTTCCGCGATCGCTAG
- a CDS encoding flavin-containing monooxygenase, with amino-acid sequence MHNNSRDPAPLRVLIIGAGFGGIGLAIRLQQAGIHDYLILEKAADVGGVWRENSYPGAACDVPSHLYSFSFEPKADWTRKYAPQAEILGYLRHCADKYGLRQHIRFGCEAVEAQFSEADGLWSVRCADGQELRTQALVCATGQLSRPAYPRISGLDNFRGKAFHSARWDHQVELRGKRVAVIGTGASAIQFVPQIAPKVSELLLFQRSAPYVIAKPDRPYADWERRIKARFPWLQRLDRGLKYIQHESRVLAFATFPPLMKLMRLNFYWHLRRGIADAQLRHRLIPDYPLGCKRILISNDYYPALARDNVRVVDQGIREVTDDAVVTQDGQRHPVDVIIFGTGFAATDFLAPMRIQGLGGRGLEQAWAAGAEAYKGISVSGFPNLFILYGPNTNLGHNSIVYMLESQFPYVLACLKRLREQGLRYLDVKAEVQSAYNRRLQHSLQHTVWESGCDSWYKTASGRNTNNWPGYTFLYRRQTQQPEFADYDCTR; translated from the coding sequence ATGCACAACAATTCCCGTGATCCGGCACCCTTGCGCGTGCTGATCATCGGCGCCGGCTTCGGCGGCATCGGCCTGGCAATCCGCCTGCAGCAGGCCGGCATCCACGACTACCTGATCCTCGAGAAGGCCGCCGATGTCGGCGGCGTCTGGCGCGAGAACAGCTATCCCGGCGCCGCCTGCGACGTGCCTTCGCACCTGTATTCCTTTTCCTTCGAGCCCAAGGCCGACTGGACGCGCAAGTACGCGCCGCAGGCGGAAATCCTCGGCTACCTGCGCCACTGCGCGGACAAGTACGGCCTGCGCCAGCACATACGCTTTGGTTGCGAGGCTGTGGAGGCGCAGTTCAGCGAGGCCGACGGGCTGTGGTCGGTGCGCTGCGCCGATGGTCAGGAGCTGCGCACTCAGGCGTTGGTCTGCGCCACCGGCCAGTTGAGCCGGCCGGCGTACCCGCGCATATCCGGACTCGACAACTTTCGCGGCAAGGCCTTCCATTCGGCGCGCTGGGACCATCAGGTCGAGTTGCGCGGCAAGCGCGTGGCGGTGATCGGCACCGGCGCCAGCGCCATCCAGTTCGTTCCGCAGATCGCACCCAAGGTCAGCGAGTTGCTGCTGTTCCAGCGCAGCGCGCCGTACGTGATCGCCAAGCCGGACCGCCCCTATGCCGACTGGGAGCGTCGGATCAAGGCACGCTTCCCCTGGCTGCAGCGCCTGGACCGTGGCCTGAAGTACATCCAGCACGAGTCGCGGGTGCTGGCCTTCGCCACCTTCCCGCCGTTGATGAAGCTGATGCGTCTGAACTTCTACTGGCACCTGCGTCGAGGCATTGCCGACGCGCAGCTGCGCCATCGGTTGATCCCCGACTACCCGCTGGGCTGCAAGCGCATCCTGATCAGCAACGACTACTACCCGGCGCTGGCGCGGGACAACGTGCGGGTGGTCGACCAGGGCATCCGCGAGGTCACCGATGACGCCGTAGTCACCCAGGACGGACAGCGTCATCCGGTAGACGTGATCATCTTCGGCACCGGTTTCGCCGCCACCGATTTCCTCGCGCCGATGCGCATCCAGGGCCTTGGCGGGCGCGGGCTGGAGCAGGCCTGGGCGGCTGGCGCGGAGGCCTACAAGGGCATCAGCGTCAGCGGCTTCCCCAATCTGTTCATCCTCTATGGGCCGAACACCAACCTTGGCCACAACTCCATCGTCTACATGCTGGAAAGCCAGTTCCCCTACGTGCTCGCCTGCCTGAAGCGCCTGCGCGAGCAGGGCTTGCGCTACCTGGACGTGAAGGCCGAAGTGCAGAGCGCCTACAACCGGCGCCTGCAGCACTCGCTGCAGCACACGGTCTGGGAGAGCGGTTGCGACAGCTGGTACAAGACCGCCAGCGGGCGCAACACCAACAACTGGCCGGGCTACACCTTCCTCTACCGCCGTCAGACCCAACAGCCGGAGTTCGCCGACTATGACTGCACCCGTTGA
- a CDS encoding alpha/beta hydrolase, with the protein MTAPVEFSPPPSRSQRLLSGFLRGALRLLFRGLMRPSVPVAWQRRVLNALTAATLTPRGVTRSDEIIAGVACEWQRVGFDGGRTLLYLHGGAYLVGSPATHRAITCNLARLSGAAVCAADYRLAPEYRFPAPLEDALAVYQALLERGQDPKKLAIAGDSAGGHLTLQLALALKERGLPLPAALVVFSPVTDVTCKQWHQPPAGDPLISRAWVEQAVGLFCPPQVPLDSALLSPVFADLAGLPPLLIQVGEDEVLRNDSLRLAEAAYRQGVAVELQRYRDCWHVFQAHAGVLDIADRALGEVAGFLSRQWQGEA; encoded by the coding sequence ATGACTGCACCCGTTGAGTTCTCGCCGCCACCGAGCCGTTCCCAGCGCCTGCTGAGCGGTTTCCTGCGCGGTGCGTTGCGCCTGCTGTTCCGTGGGTTGATGCGTCCGTCCGTGCCGGTCGCCTGGCAGCGTCGCGTACTCAATGCGCTCACCGCGGCAACGCTCACGCCGCGGGGGGTGACGCGCAGCGACGAGATCATCGCCGGCGTGGCCTGCGAGTGGCAGCGGGTCGGTTTCGATGGCGGGCGCACGCTGCTCTACCTGCATGGCGGGGCGTATCTGGTCGGCTCGCCGGCTACCCACCGGGCGATTACCTGCAACCTGGCCCGCCTGAGCGGTGCGGCAGTTTGCGCTGCGGACTATCGCCTGGCCCCCGAATATCGCTTTCCGGCCCCCCTGGAAGATGCCCTGGCGGTCTACCAGGCGTTGCTCGAGCGCGGGCAGGACCCGAAGAAGCTGGCGATCGCCGGCGACTCGGCCGGCGGCCACCTGACCCTGCAACTGGCCTTGGCGCTGAAGGAACGCGGCCTGCCATTGCCGGCGGCGCTGGTGGTGTTCTCGCCGGTCACCGACGTCACCTGCAAGCAGTGGCACCAGCCGCCAGCCGGCGATCCGCTGATCAGCCGCGCCTGGGTCGAGCAGGCCGTTGGGCTGTTCTGCCCGCCGCAGGTACCGCTCGATTCGGCGCTGCTGTCGCCGGTGTTTGCCGACCTTGCCGGTCTGCCGCCGTTGCTGATCCAGGTTGGCGAGGACGAAGTGCTGCGCAATGACAGCCTGCGCCTGGCGGAAGCTGCGTATCGCCAGGGCGTGGCGGTCGAGCTGCAGCGCTATCGCGACTGCTGGCATGTCTTCCAGGCCCACGCCGGCGTGCTGGATATCGCCGACCGCGCGCTGGGCGAAGTCGCCGGGTTCCTTTCCCGGCAATGGCAGGGAGAGGCCTGA
- a CDS encoding SDR family oxidoreductase, whose translation MQSILITGAASGIGAASARIFQARGWRVGLLDMNGEALQRLASELGEAWWRVLDVTDAQAVRDAVGDFADSCDGRLRLLFNCAGVLRFGRFEDIPLEDHGRLLAINVQGLLNCCHAAYPFLKATPGAQVLNMGSASGLYGVPEMATYSASKFAVRGLTEALELEWRKHGIRVADLMPPFVRTPMVTGQSYEPPVLRRLGMRLGAEDIAEAAWRQANSGGVHRPIGALFKALYWSGQVSPPALNRWVMAWLSRD comes from the coding sequence ATGCAGAGCATTCTGATCACCGGAGCGGCATCGGGAATCGGTGCCGCCAGCGCACGCATCTTCCAGGCGCGCGGCTGGCGCGTGGGGTTGCTGGATATGAATGGCGAGGCGCTGCAGCGGCTTGCCAGCGAGCTGGGCGAAGCCTGGTGGCGCGTGCTCGATGTCACCGATGCGCAGGCGGTGCGCGATGCCGTCGGGGACTTCGCCGACAGCTGCGATGGCCGGCTGCGTCTCCTCTTCAATTGCGCCGGCGTGCTGCGCTTCGGCCGCTTCGAGGACATCCCGCTGGAAGACCATGGCCGGCTGCTGGCGATCAACGTCCAGGGGCTGCTGAACTGCTGCCATGCTGCTTATCCCTTCCTCAAGGCGACGCCGGGTGCGCAGGTGCTCAACATGGGCTCCGCCTCGGGGCTCTATGGCGTGCCGGAAATGGCCACTTATTCGGCCTCGAAGTTCGCCGTGCGCGGCCTGACCGAGGCACTGGAGCTGGAGTGGCGCAAGCACGGCATCCGCGTCGCCGACCTGATGCCACCCTTCGTGCGCACGCCCATGGTCACCGGGCAGAGCTACGAGCCGCCGGTGCTGCGCCGCCTGGGCATGCGCCTGGGCGCCGAGGACATCGCCGAGGCGGCCTGGCGCCAGGCCAACAGCGGCGGGGTGCATCGGCCGATAGGCGCGCTGTTCAAGGCGCTGTACTGGTCCGGGCAGGTTTCGCCGCCGGCGCTCAACCGCTGGGTGATGGCCTGGCTCAGCCGCGACTAG
- a CDS encoding ribonuclease E inhibitor RraB yields the protein MEKPLSEDISVNVLRRMKEGGFDFARIHPIDFFAIFSDEQNARQAARQFRGESMRAQVEARDDGGWNLQISKVMFATHAAIGAFEHDLEEVVAPLGGVLDGWGVTQEVSSLLHP from the coding sequence ATGGAAAAGCCCCTCTCGGAGGATATCAGCGTCAATGTGCTCCGTCGGATGAAGGAGGGCGGCTTCGATTTCGCCCGCATTCATCCCATCGACTTCTTCGCCATCTTTTCCGATGAACAGAATGCCCGCCAGGCCGCACGACAGTTTCGCGGCGAGTCCATGAGAGCCCAGGTCGAAGCCCGCGATGACGGCGGCTGGAACCTGCAGATCAGCAAGGTGATGTTCGCCACCCATGCCGCCATAGGCGCGTTCGAGCACGACCTGGAGGAAGTCGTTGCGCCGCTGGGCGGTGTTCTCGATGGCTGGGGCGTGACCCAGGAAGTCTCCAGCCTGCTGCACCCCTGA
- a CDS encoding type 1 glutamine amidotransferase codes for MTDILILTHADFCPPGHLACVLDRANLAFEVRRADHGELDGYDLERPRAVAIMGGPMSVNDDLPWLRTEIAALQRFIERRVPMIGHCLGGQLLAKALGAGIRHQGYTEMGWQPMRRLESQSPWLAHLPEEFPIYQWHGDSFDLPEGAEHLLSSPWCANQGFSWGGFILGLQGHPEMTEELVSGWIHGWPEYLDPSQPSQESAEVMLDELPRKVAELNQVAEGFYAHWLKLAELV; via the coding sequence ATGACCGATATCCTGATTCTCACCCACGCCGATTTCTGCCCGCCGGGCCACCTGGCCTGCGTGCTCGATCGCGCCAACCTGGCCTTCGAGGTTCGCCGCGCCGACCACGGCGAACTGGATGGCTACGACCTGGAGCGCCCTCGCGCAGTCGCCATCATGGGCGGGCCGATGAGCGTGAACGACGACCTGCCCTGGCTGCGCACCGAGATCGCCGCGTTGCAGCGCTTCATCGAGCGCCGCGTGCCGATGATCGGCCACTGCCTTGGCGGCCAACTATTGGCCAAGGCGCTGGGCGCCGGTATCCGCCACCAGGGCTACACGGAAATGGGCTGGCAGCCGATGCGCCGCCTGGAGTCGCAGAGCCCCTGGCTCGCGCACCTGCCCGAGGAGTTCCCGATCTACCAATGGCACGGCGACAGCTTCGACCTGCCCGAAGGCGCCGAGCACCTGCTGTCCAGCCCCTGGTGCGCCAACCAGGGCTTCTCCTGGGGCGGCTTCATCCTCGGCCTGCAGGGCCATCCGGAGATGACCGAGGAACTGGTCAGCGGCTGGATCCACGGTTGGCCGGAATACCTCGACCCGAGCCAGCCGAGCCAGGAAAGCGCGGAAGTGATGCTCGACGAACTGCCACGCAAGGTGGCCGAGCTGAACCAGGTCGCCGAAGGCTTCTACGCCCATTGGCTGAAGCTGGCAGAGTTGGTTTGA
- a CDS encoding IS110 family transposase — MTSQVPVIGIDVAKESLSLCDTRSGEVFELANDVRTIKAWLKTLPPCCAIAIEATSTYHMDVATLAHARGHRIYVINGFRLSNYRKGIGGRNKDDRSDALLLARYLTHEQAQLEPWQPPSKAYCRLQTLLHRRAALVRSAISLRQSFSQDRSLAKALKPVLKQMATLESRLEKEIQQALREAGLMEQSKRCQAIEGIGPLTAAALNLAFLRGRFRNSDAFIAFIGLDVRLKESGRYSGRRKLTKQGDPEIRRLLHNAAMAAARTQRWQALYQSYLARGLKKIEALTILARKLARIAFALMQSQTSYQPPKQEPSLT, encoded by the coding sequence ATGACAAGCCAAGTTCCGGTTATCGGTATCGATGTCGCCAAGGAGTCGCTGAGCCTCTGCGATACACGCTCGGGCGAAGTATTCGAACTGGCCAATGACGTCCGCACAATCAAGGCCTGGCTGAAAACCCTTCCGCCCTGCTGCGCCATCGCGATCGAAGCGACCAGCACCTATCACATGGATGTTGCGACCCTGGCGCATGCGCGGGGACATCGGATCTACGTCATCAATGGCTTTCGCCTGAGCAACTACCGCAAGGGGATTGGTGGGCGAAACAAGGATGATCGCAGCGATGCCCTGCTGCTGGCCCGTTACCTGACCCACGAACAAGCGCAACTGGAGCCTTGGCAGCCGCCGAGCAAGGCCTACTGCCGCCTGCAGACACTGCTGCATCGGCGTGCTGCACTGGTCCGTAGCGCCATCTCGTTGCGCCAGAGCTTTTCCCAGGATCGCTCCCTGGCCAAGGCGCTGAAGCCTGTTCTCAAGCAAATGGCCACACTGGAGTCACGCCTGGAGAAAGAGATTCAACAGGCGCTGCGAGAGGCCGGCCTAATGGAGCAAAGCAAGCGCTGTCAGGCCATCGAAGGGATCGGACCGCTGACGGCAGCGGCCCTGAACCTGGCATTTCTGCGGGGACGCTTTCGCAATAGCGATGCCTTCATCGCCTTTATCGGATTGGATGTGCGGCTCAAGGAGTCCGGCCGCTATAGCGGCCGTCGAAAGCTGACCAAGCAAGGGGATCCTGAAATCCGTCGGCTGCTCCACAACGCGGCCATGGCGGCAGCGCGCACGCAGCGCTGGCAGGCCCTTTACCAAAGCTACCTGGCGCGCGGCCTGAAGAAGATCGAGGCCCTGACTATCCTCGCCCGCAAATTGGCCCGAATTGCCTTTGCCCTGATGCAATCCCAGACCAGCTACCAGCCTCCAAAGCAGGAGCCGTCATTGACATAG